CAAGTTAAATAAGGCAATATATGGACTTAAACAAGCTTCGATACAATGGTCTCTTAAGTTTGATGTTACCATAACTTCCTTTGGATTTAAAGAAAACACCGTTGATAGGTGTATATATATGAAGGTTAGTGGAAgcaagtttatttttttagttccgTATGCAATGGCATTTTGCTTGCTACTAATGCTTTTGATCTATTACATAAAACCAAGAAATTTCTCTAtaagaattttgaaatgaaagatatgggcgAGGTAATGTATGTACTAGGAATAGAAATACCCGTGATAGATCACAAGGATTATTAGGATTGTCTAAAAAAGCCTACATTAATAAAGTTCTATAGAGATTCAATATGGATAAATATTCAACAGAAGTAGTTTCAATGCAGAAAGGGACAAATTAGCTTTATCTgatcttcaaaaaataaattggaacaacatcaaatgaaaaatattccttATGCATCTATTGTTGGGAGCTTTAGGTGCGCATGACAACAATTATAGAGTAGAATTCTTGCTCCATAAGtgttctagagcaaaaattcgtttggtaatgcaacttatggagtagaaatccatttggctacgtaacttcatttttttacttctagagcattttttgctccaaaagtagcTCTGGAGCAActtgaagaagttaaaaaaaaagaaattacttatctcctaagtagaaaatcaacttctgctcaaatgtagaaatggaaaaattaacttctaaccagaaagttgatttctagagtagaaatgttgccatgcacgccctTAATGTATGCTCAAACTTGCACCGGACCAAACATCCGTTCTGTTGTCGGAATGCTGGGTAGGTATCAAAGTAATCCAAGATTGGATCACCGAAAAGCTGTAAAGAAAGTTCTCGGATATTTGCAATGAATGAAGGATCATGTGCTCACTTATAAAAGATTTATCATCTTGAGGTGATTGGATATTCAGATCCGGACTTAGCCCGATGCACCGATACAAGAAAATCAACATTTGGTTATTTGTTCCTTTTTGCTGGAGGGGCAATTTTTGGAAAAGTATGAAGCAATTAGTCATTGATGCATCTACTATGGAGGTTGAGTTTGTTGTATGTTTTGAGGCCACTATTAATGAATTATGGGGGCGGAACTTTATTTTATGGCTTGTGATTGTCGACAATATTGCTAGGCCTTTAAAATTTACGATGACAATCCTGCTACAGTTTTCTTCTCTAAGAACAACAACTATTCTAAGGGTGCTAAACACATGGAAATTAAATACTTGTCCGTTAAAGAAGAAGTTCAGAAATAGAGAATGTTAATTGAGCATATAAGCACCAACCTTATGATTGCAAATCCTTTAACAAAAGGACTGTTGCCCAAAATATTTAATGAACATGTTGAAAGGATGGACATTATTGGACTTCATTAATGATACAATGTTATGATTCCATGAAGTTTATGTACTTGACACTCCAAGCTCATTTATGTGTTTATGATATTTCCTGTTTTCTATTTAGTATACATGATGACAGTAGATGAATGTTTGACATGAAAGTCTCTAACAAAGACATTATGGCTGGACCATTGCTATAGGTACATTTATGAATCATGTTAAGTAGACAGATAAAGCTGTAGTACGTAGAAGGGATTGTGTCGATTAATGACATACAACCACTATGACTCGCATTAGTTTTTTCTACTTAATTATGATTATTATGTGATAGCCAATTTAAAAAAGGTTTAGCATAAAGTTATTGTGCACATTATGGTCTTTAttaaatcatgaaaaaaatctCTTACAGACCAACTGGGAGAATGCAAGAATAATTGTGGTCCATATGATAAATTAAtagtttaataattatttaaatgcTAAAACTCATTGGTTATGAAAATGTGCAACTAACATGCCTTGATGGAAGGCACCTCTTGAAGAGGCACCTATTAATAGAGTTAAAAGAGTCTGGTCCTCTCTCCACCTAATAACGACGTAATATCCTCCATGGAATAAACAACGTACTAGTAAAGAGggttaagggagagaaatcagAGTTCCTCATGGTTTCCTATTTTGGCAACAATCATCTTTAAATTTCAATGCTATGGATCAAGTTATATTTTCGTCATTCTTATTGTAAAATCATGAAATCGAAGATCTATTGATTTCTGCATAAAGGATTCTCACATGTTTTCTAACAATACCTTCCTAAAATGATAGGACAGACAACATATTCTACAAAACTCTAACTCCAAGACAATTTCTATTCAAatatttgtttttctcttttacatAGCACATGGCATAAGTCTAGTTTCAAATttaatggaaaagaaaagaaaaagaaaaagaaaaagaaaaagaaaaggaaaaaaagggaaatgcttccctaaCAAGATCGTCCCGAacggtacaatttcaattataGACCCACACACCATCACACGTGTTTTGtctaaagcactcattgattgaaaaatcgtgtGGTTAAAAATAACTACAATATTGTCAGACTGTCAAGCTAGAAGTTTCCAAGAAAAAAAGTCAACTTTCCCGCTACTTAAGGAGACAAGGAGCGAGCACGACCGGACTTTCCTATCCTTCATACTTGGTGGTTGTTTTGCtcttgtttttctatttcttcggTTACCCTTCCAGGCTTGAACCCTCCCCTGGAAGCCAACTGAGCTCTAGTTCCTTTGTGCGCTTCACCTCTATTCCGAGGACTTATGGCTTCCGTTAAAACCATGGACTCAGATGATAACCGTTCAGAGTCTCTGTTTGATGAGGCGAACTCGATATATAAAATCAACGACGTCTCTGTTGGAGGAAGTGTGAATAATGATGGGAGGCGGAGCGACCGCGACAATATCAGCAAAGATCAGGTTCGAGGTCCTGATGGTTGGCCACCTGAGGTTACTAAGCTGCATGAGAAAATCCAAAGCCATCTTTCTCACTTCAAGTTGATCTTGGAGTTGTGGCGCCGGAGAGCTGATGAGTTAGCTAGCGAAGTGAGCAGCATGATGGATGCAAAGATCTTGGCTCCCCACAAAACTCTCCAAGACAAGCTGCAGGAGATGGAACTGGAGATCTCGAGTTTGAAGTTGAAGCTGCCTGCTCCTCCCAATCTTTTGAAGGCCAAATCAAGCACGCCTGGCCTACCCAAGGTTGCGGCAGATTCAAAGAGCGGCCAGATGTTTCCAAAACTGCAAGACAGATTCAAAATGTCCACGAGCCGAACTGCCCAGGGCGTGCGGCAACTTTATGATGGATTGGATGACAAATCCAAGAATCGCTTGCTGTGTCTCACAGCTTTCCCGGAAAAGGCAGTCATAAAGAAAAGGGTTCTCATCAATTGGTGGGTTGGGGAGGGATTCCTAGTCCCGGATTCAAACCAATCCATGGACATTGAGAAAGCTGCGGAAAATTTCTTCAAAGAGCTCGGCGAGAAGGGCTTCATCATGCTAGTTCATAAGAAGGGAAAGCGGCGAAGCCCTGTCCCCAACAGCTGCCAGCTCCACCCATTTATGCGGCGGGTCCTGATAACTTTAGCAAAGGAGGCTAACTTCCTGGACTTCGATTCCCAGGGTAATGCGACGCCAACGTACTCTCAGTGCACCAGGGCATGCTTGGTCGAAGGTGGACAACTCTCGAAGCCAATGTTAGTGAGCGGGGCACGGAAATTACAGATATTGTTCAACATGAATGAGCAGTTTCTCGATTTGAAACTGGATTCGTTTACTAGTTGCAAAGTTGTTCACCTAGGCCGGTGGGTGGTGTCCCCGGATCATAACATCGACGTGGACGATGCGCCATCCCTGTTGAGAGGAATTGGCGCGATGAAGAGTCTGAGATACTTGAGCCTTCAAGGTCTGGCAAAGATTGCAAAACTTCCTGCTTCTATTTGCCAGCTTTATGAACTGACAATACTCGATCTAAGAGCATGCCAAAGACTGGAAAAACTTCCCGAGGAAATTGGTTCTCTAGAGAAACTCGCGTACTTGGACTTCTCCGAGTGCTACATGATCAGCCACATGCCCAAGAGTCTCAGAGACCTGCGGCAGCTCCAAGTGCTCAAGGGGTTTGTGCTTTACCAAGACGGAAAACAAAACGAAGAATCTTGCGTGCTCTCTGATTTGGCAAGTATGCCGAAATTGTGGAAATTGAGTTTGCGACTGGATAAAGCAGATGAATTAGGAGATAAACATAAAGAAGATTTATCCAAGTTGCCTGAACTGAAGTCATTGACGATTACATGGATCCAAGCTCCTAAGAAATCCAGCTCATCTCCCAGGGGAACGGAAGGCAACTCGAAGAGATGCCTGAAATCCTCTAAGAAGCACAAGAAATCCGACAACAGTTGGAGCAGAGGCGAGCCTTCTTCCGAGCCTTTTCTTGGTAAGCTGATGAAGCTAGACTTGCGTGGCTACCCAAGACCTTCCTTGCCAAAGTGGCTAACTCGTGCAGAAGCAAAAAATCTGGAGAAGCTCTACATCAGAGGAGGTAACCTTGCGAAACTCGACTGTGATTCTTGCCTTTCTGATCCTTGGTTGGTCAGGTTCTTGCGACTCAAGTTCCTCCCTAACTGCGAGATCGAGTGGTTGGACCTGCGAGCCCATTTCCCATCTCTGGTCTACTTGGAAAAGTTTCAGTGTCCAAAGCTCCAGTTCTTCCCTTGCGATGGCTATGGCGTGTGGATGAATCCCCATGCTAAGGAAGAGGAATGAGCAAACTttccatgcattttttttttcagttttatgtTGAATGTCTGTATGATTGTTCGGTTTCTGCATTCCTGTCTACTCGAGTGTCGCAAGAGTTTAAAACTATGTATTTGGTATTATACTAAGTATTGGCATCGATGTGAATTTTAGCAAGAGAAGTAACATGCAATttgttataagaaaaaaaaaaactcacgtcAATAGAAGTTTTATTCTtacaatttgaaaataatatcgAACTTGCAATatttataaattgaaaatataggtACATGCATTGTTTCGAGCACGGAAAATAATATGAATCAATAAGAAATATAAAGCATAAAGTAAGAATTCAAATTTACCTTGTTCGATATATTTCTTCTATGGGCTTTGCTACCATAACGATCTGACAATACTTTCATTATTTTTGACTCtgcaatttttcaattaataagtgctttatgcaaaacacgcgatgatggtGCGTGAATCTACGATAACAAACAACCGACAATCTTGTCGGACCGTCACGAAAGGATTTTCCTTCCTCTATAGGTCATAATCTTCTATTTGCGTCATTGCCTTATTGTAGGAAAGGCAGGCAAGTCATTTGTgtaggattttatttttcttgatagtaAAATGGTTTCTTCACTGTTCTCCTTTTTATCTACACAGAGTTAGAGGTGATTTTTTTTCGAGATAATCTTCCAATTCCGGATATTTCatcttacttttatttttatggaaattctgctcttttttattctatttttttggtaaccaTTTGATATCTTTCTGTTTTGGCTAGACTTGATGTATATCTCATCATTCATGacactatataaaaaaaatggttcgatATCTtgaaaaaatatgcaatttaaattAGTAATCTAAAGAGATTTTCAATAATGCATATTCAGCGTTcagttgatttatttttagattAACAATATTCGCACAttccttcattttcttgtgACAACTTCGTTGTCAAGAGTTGTTGTTGATATCCTCTGCATTTATTGATACTTCGACAATTATTTTTCCCAACTTTGTAAGATTTAAAATTGGCTGtattgtgattatttttttttacgtaaCGCTACTATTTACTATGTTATTAGACGCTCATGTCAC
The sequence above is drawn from the Rhodamnia argentea isolate NSW1041297 chromosome 9, ASM2092103v1, whole genome shotgun sequence genome and encodes:
- the LOC115739690 gene encoding disease resistance RPP13-like protein 4; translated protein: MDSDDNRSESLFDEANSIYKINDVSVGGSVNNDGRRSDRDNISKDQVRGPDGWPPEVTKLHEKIQSHLSHFKLILELWRRRADELASEVSSMMDAKILAPHKTLQDKLQEMELEISSLKLKLPAPPNLLKAKSSTPGLPKVAADSKSGQMFPKLQDRFKMSTSRTAQGVRQLYDGLDDKSKNRLLCLTAFPEKAVIKKRVLINWWVGEGFLVPDSNQSMDIEKAAENFFKELGEKGFIMLVHKKGKRRSPVPNSCQLHPFMRRVLITLAKEANFLDFDSQGNATPTYSQCTRACLVEGGQLSKPMLVSGARKLQILFNMNEQFLDLKLDSFTSCKVVHLGRWVVSPDHNIDVDDAPSLLRGIGAMKSLRYLSLQGLAKIAKLPASICQLYELTILDLRACQRLEKLPEEIGSLEKLAYLDFSECYMISHMPKSLRDLRQLQVLKGFVLYQDGKQNEESCVLSDLASMPKLWKLSLRLDKADELGDKHKEDLSKLPELKSLTITWIQAPKKSSSSPRGTEGNSKRCLKSSKKHKKSDNSWSRGEPSSEPFLGKLMKLDLRGYPRPSLPKWLTRAEAKNLEKLYIRGGNLAKLDCDSCLSDPWLVRFLRLKFLPNCEIEWLDLRAHFPSLVYLEKFQCPKLQFFPCDGYGVWMNPHAKEEE